In a genomic window of Lacrimispora sp. BS-2:
- a CDS encoding glutamate-5-semialdehyde dehydrogenase, whose product MTIIEIGKKAKETAGIIGILGSAKKNEGLKAAAAALLEGEAEILAANQEDVIKAVASGMSAGLIDRLELTPGRIEAMAEGLLSVAALDDPVGEVLSMKVRPNGLTIGQKRVPLGVVGIIYEARPNVTADAFGLCFKSGNAVILKGGSDALESNIAIVKWLRIGLGNAGLPEDAIQLITDTDREVTKEFMRLREYVDVLIPRGGAGLIKTVVDNSTIPVIETGTGNCHIFVDESADFDMALNIIFNAKTQRIGVCNACESLVIHRAIAPQFLPLLKERLSRKSVEIRADEEACTMAEGFVPAAGEDWGREYLDYILSLKIVGSVEEAISHINRYNTKHSESIITSDYNNAQKFLNEIDAAAVYVNASTRFTDGYEFGFGAEIGISTQKLHARGPMGLKELTTTKYIIYGDGQVRP is encoded by the coding sequence ATGACCATTATTGAGATCGGAAAAAAAGCAAAAGAAACAGCCGGAATTATCGGGATACTGGGTTCCGCAAAAAAGAATGAAGGCTTAAAGGCAGCGGCAGCAGCCCTGCTGGAAGGCGAAGCAGAAATCCTTGCAGCAAACCAGGAGGATGTTATAAAAGCAGTGGCCTCCGGAATGAGCGCCGGGCTGATTGACCGCCTGGAACTGACTCCCGGGAGAATCGAAGCCATGGCTGAAGGACTTTTGTCCGTGGCTGCGTTAGATGACCCGGTGGGAGAAGTGCTTTCCATGAAGGTCCGTCCCAATGGCCTTACCATTGGCCAGAAGCGGGTTCCTCTGGGCGTTGTAGGTATTATATACGAAGCCAGGCCCAATGTGACCGCCGATGCCTTCGGTCTTTGCTTCAAATCAGGAAATGCTGTAATCTTAAAGGGTGGAAGTGATGCACTGGAATCCAATATTGCTATTGTAAAATGGCTCCGAATCGGCCTTGGGAATGCGGGCCTGCCGGAGGATGCCATACAGCTCATCACTGATACTGACCGGGAAGTGACAAAGGAATTCATGCGTCTCAGGGAATATGTGGATGTATTGATCCCAAGAGGAGGCGCAGGATTAATAAAAACCGTTGTGGATAACAGCACCATTCCGGTCATTGAAACCGGAACTGGAAACTGCCACATTTTTGTAGACGAATCCGCTGACTTTGATATGGCCTTAAATATCATATTCAACGCAAAGACCCAGAGGATCGGGGTGTGCAACGCCTGCGAATCCCTGGTCATTCACAGAGCAATTGCCCCTCAGTTCCTCCCCTTATTAAAAGAGCGTCTTTCTCGGAAATCTGTTGAAATTCGGGCGGATGAGGAAGCCTGTACCATGGCAGAGGGATTTGTCCCTGCCGCCGGGGAAGATTGGGGCCGTGAATACCTGGACTATATTTTGTCCTTAAAGATTGTTGGTTCTGTGGAGGAAGCTATTTCCCACATTAACCGTTATAACACCAAGCATTCCGAATCTATTATTACATCAGATTATAACAATGCCCAGAAGTTTTTAAATGAAATCGATGCGGCAGCTGTTTATGTCAACGCATCCACCCGATTTACTGACGGATATGAATTCGGCTTTGGCGCTGAGATCGGAATCAGCACCCAGAAGCTTCATGCAAGAGGCCCCATGGGGCTTAAGGAACTGACGACCACCAAATATATCATATATGGTGATGGCCAGGTACGTCCATAG
- a CDS encoding DUF896 domain-containing protein, translating into MNQDKIDRINTLYHKSKATGLSPEEQAEQAALRKEYIESIRNSLRGNLNNISIQEKDGTVTDLGKKYGKVGEE; encoded by the coding sequence ATGAATCAGGATAAGATCGACAGGATCAATACACTTTATCATAAATCAAAAGCAACAGGATTATCACCAGAAGAGCAGGCGGAGCAGGCCGCTTTGCGGAAGGAGTATATCGAATCCATCCGCAACAGTTTACGGGGAAATCTAAACAACATTTCCATTCAGGAAAAAGACGGTACCGTAACAGATTTGGGTAAAAAATATGGAAAAGTCGGAGAAGAATGA
- a CDS encoding 5-formyltetrahydrofolate cyclo-ligase has translation MEKSEKNDIRLIIKEQRKTLETATENAWNHAICEKLLNLDDIHRAFCVYCYASFHREAGTWKFMEALLRQGKCVAVPKVVGKELEFYSISGKADLEEGIMGIMEPKPSCLKIHDPEAPVIVPGLAFDKSGNRLGYGGGYYDRLFEKEPDHPRIAIAYGFQIFDHIPTEPHDKRVDRIITP, from the coding sequence ATGGAAAAGTCGGAGAAGAATGATATCAGGCTGATTATAAAGGAACAGCGAAAGACCTTGGAGACAGCCACTGAGAACGCATGGAACCATGCTATCTGTGAGAAGCTTTTGAACCTTGATGATATCCATAGGGCTTTTTGTGTTTACTGCTATGCATCCTTTCACCGGGAGGCAGGTACCTGGAAATTCATGGAGGCATTATTAAGGCAGGGGAAATGCGTGGCTGTACCAAAGGTCGTCGGAAAGGAACTGGAGTTTTATTCCATATCCGGGAAAGCAGATTTAGAGGAAGGCATCATGGGTATTATGGAACCAAAGCCATCCTGCTTAAAAATCCATGACCCGGAAGCCCCTGTGATTGTTCCGGGACTTGCTTTTGACAAATCGGGAAACCGGCTGGGATACGGCGGCGGATATTATGACCGGCTTTTTGAAAAGGAACCAGACCATCCCCGCATTGCAATAGCCTACGGATTTCAGATATTTGACCACATTCCAACGGAACCTCATGACAAGCGTGTGGACCGGATTATCACTCCTTAA
- the proB gene encoding glutamate 5-kinase has translation MNDRSREELKDKKRIVIKIGSSSLTHAYTGDLNLMKIEKLVRVISDLKGQGKQVVLVSSGAIAAGRQALGHHTRPVTISEKQAFAAVGQARLMMVYQKLFAEYNQIAAQVLLTKNTMVNDSSRYNAQNTFDELLKLGTIPIVNENDTVSTSEIPLVDNFGDNDRLSAIVAALIGADLLILLSDIDGLYSDDPRQNPKAEFIGLVKEITPKLMEMGKSTSGSDVGTGGMAAKLAAARIATDGGSDMVIANGDQVEVIEQIVLGEEKGTLFLAHPNHDFDLMDYINHEY, from the coding sequence ATGAACGACAGGTCACGAGAAGAACTAAAGGATAAAAAAAGGATTGTAATAAAAATCGGTTCCTCATCCTTAACTCATGCATATACCGGGGATTTGAATCTGATGAAAATTGAAAAACTGGTCCGGGTAATCAGCGATTTAAAGGGACAGGGAAAACAGGTAGTCTTAGTTTCCTCCGGTGCGATCGCTGCAGGGCGTCAGGCTCTGGGGCACCATACCAGACCTGTTACCATATCGGAAAAGCAGGCATTCGCTGCCGTAGGCCAGGCCAGGCTTATGATGGTGTACCAGAAGCTTTTTGCAGAATATAATCAAATAGCTGCACAGGTTCTTTTGACCAAAAATACTATGGTTAATGACAGCAGCCGTTATAATGCACAGAATACCTTTGATGAGCTTTTAAAGCTTGGGACCATCCCAATTGTCAATGAAAACGATACCGTATCCACCTCCGAAATCCCTCTGGTGGATAATTTCGGTGATAATGACCGTCTTTCCGCCATTGTTGCCGCATTGATCGGAGCAGACTTATTAATCTTATTATCGGATATTGACGGCCTGTATTCCGATGATCCCAGACAAAACCCAAAAGCAGAATTTATCGGTTTGGTAAAGGAAATCACACCAAAGCTTATGGAAATGGGAAAATCCACCTCAGGAAGCGATGTAGGTACCGGAGGCATGGCTGCAAAGCTTGCTGCCGCACGTATTGCTACGGACGGCGGTTCCGATATGGTCATTGCCAACGGAGACCAGGTGGAGGTTATCGAACAGATCGTATTGGGCGAAGAAAAAGGAACCCTGTTCCTGGCCCATCCAAACCATGATTTTGACTTAATGGACTATATCAATCACGAGTATTAA